The genomic interval GTGCCCACCGTCAACACCCGCGTCGGCATCGCCAGTTGGGGCATCTTCAGGCCCTGCGCCGTCAGCACCTGTTTGAAGGCGACGCTGATGGAGGCCTTGTCCCACTCGCACGTTGACAGCGCATCGGCCAGTGCATCCAGCGCGGGCGCAATGGCCTCGGTAACATGCTGTGCACGCTCGGCGTCCACCGGTGTGACGTCCCCGTAGAAGACCTGGGCCCAGTTGGCGAGGGCCACTGTGGTGTCGCAGCGGTCCTTGAACAACGCGCAAATTCGCACAAGCCGACCATCTACCAGCGCTTCGGCAGATACACCCCGCTTGTGCAACTGAGGCGCCACGAGCGCGGCCAGTGCATCGTCGGCCATGGCCTTCAAGTGCTGGGCATTGACCCAACGCAGCTTCGCTTCGTCGAACTGCGCCGCACTGCGGCCCAGGTGGTCGAGGTTGAACCACTGCAGGAACTGCTCGCGGCTGAAGATCTCGTCGTCGCCGTGGCTCCAGCCCAGGCGCGCCAGGTAGTTCACCATGGCGTCGGGCAGGTAGCCTTCGTCACGGTACTGCGTGACAGGCTTGGCGCCGTTGCGCTTGCTCATCTTCTCGCCCTGCTCGTTGAGCACGGTGGGCAGGTGGGCATACACCGGCGGCTCCTTGCCCAGAGCGCGGAAGATGTTGATCTGGCGCGGCGTGTTGTTCACATGGTCATCGCCCCGGATCACATGGGTGATGGCCATGTCGATATCGTCCACCACCACGCAGAAGTTGTAGGTGGGAGTGCCGTCCGGCCGCGCAATCACCAGGTCGTCGAGTTCGTCGTTGCTGATCTCGATGCGGCCCTTGACCTTGTCATCCCAGGCCACCACGCCACCTTGCGGGTTCTTGAAACGCAGCACGGGCTGCACTCCGGCAGGAACGGGCGGCAGGGTTTTGCCGGGCTCGGGGCGCCAGGTGCCGTCATACCGGGGCTTTTCCTTGGCGGCCATCTGCTTGTCGCGCAGCGCGTCGAGCTCGGCCACGCTCATGTAGCAGGGGTACACGTGACCCGCGGCCTGCAGCTCGGCCAGCACGGCCTTGTAGCGGTCCATGCGCTGCATCTGGTAATAAGGGCCTTCATCGTGGTCCAGGCCCAGCCAGGCCATGCCTTCGATGATCACGTCCACGGCGGCCTGGGTGGAGCGCTCGAGATCGGTGTCTTCGATCCGCAGGATGAAGTCGCCGCCCGTGGCGCGGGCGAAGGCCCACGGATACAACGCCGAGCGGATGTTGCCCAGGTGAATGAAGCCCGTGGGCGAAGGGGCAAAGCGGGTGCGTGTTTTCTGCGTCGTCATGTAGTTTGCTTCAAAATCAGGAGCTGCCAGCGCTTGCCAGTTATCGGTTTCAGAAAGATTGGATATCGAAACCGTTGACCAGCAAGCGCCAGGCGCTCACTTTTTAGTTTTCCTGGGCGTTGGGCAGCGCCAGGCGCGAGGTGTCTTCCTCGCCCTCTTCCACGCCCACGCGACCTTCGTTAAGGCTGGCGATGCCTTCTGCGGTGATGTCGCCCGTCACGTAGACGCCGTCAAAACACGACGCATCAAAGCCCGCGATGGCGCCGTTGAGCGAGCCCACCGCCTTCTTCATGCCGTCCACGTCCTGGTAGATCAGCGCATCGCAGCCTATCGCCTGGCGGATTTCATCGACCGTGCGGCCATGCGCCACCAGCTCGCTGCTGGTGGGCATGTCGATGCCGTACACGTTGGGATAGCGCACCGGCGGCGCTGCGCTGGCCAGGTATACCTTGCGGGCACCGGCGTCGCGCGCCATCTGCACGATCTCGCGGCTGGTGGTACCGCGCACGATGGAGTCGTCCACCAGCAGCACGTTGCGGCCCTTGAACTCGCTGCCGATCACATTGAGCTTCTGGCGCACCGACTTCTTGCGCACACCCTGGCCCGGCATGATGAAGGTGCGGCCCACGTAGCGGTTCTTCACGAACCCCTCGCGGTACGGGATACCCAGCAGGTGCGCAAGCTGTGTGGCGCTGGGGCGGCTGGATTCAGGGATGGGAATGATCACGTCGATTTCGTTGGGCGGCACCGTGGAGATAACCCGTTTTGCCAGGGCCTCCCCCAGATTCAGGCGCGCCTGGTAGACGGAAATACCATCCAGCACCGAGTCAGGGCGAGCGAGATAAACGAACTCGAAAATGCAGGGGTTCAGCTGAGGCTTTTCGGCGCACTGCTGCGCATGGAGCTTGCCGTCGAGCGTGACGAAAATCGCTTCGCCAGGGTCGATGTTGCGCTCGAACACGTGCGAGGTGCCCTCCAGCGCCACCGATTCGCTGCCCACCATGACGGTTCCGTCCTGGCTGCGCCCCATGGCCAGCGGGCGAATGCCATGCGGATCACGGAAAGCCAGCAGGCCGTGTCCCGCAATCAGCGCGATCACTGCATAAGAGCCTTTGATGCGCTTGTGCACAGCGCGTACGGCAGTAAAGACATCCTCGGGCTGCAGCGGCACGCCACGCGTGGAGCGCTCCAGTTCGTGCGCAAAAACATTGAGCAGCACTTCCGAGTCGCTGTCGGTGTTCGTGTGGCGGTGATCCGTCTGGAACAGCTCGGTGCGCAGCTCACGCGCATTGGTCAGGTTCCCGTTGTGCACCAGAACAATGCCGAAAGGGGCATTGACGTAAAACGGCTGCGCTTCTTCTTCGCTGTAGGCATTGCCCGCTGTGGGATACCGCACCTGGCCCAGGCCCACGTTACCCGGCAATGCGCGCATGTTGCGGGTGCGGAACACGTCGCGCACCATGCCCTTGGCCTTGTGCATGAAGAACTTGCGGCCCTGCTGGGTCACGATGCC from Acidovorax sp. FHTAMBA carries:
- the gltX gene encoding glutamate--tRNA ligase; its protein translation is MTTQKTRTRFAPSPTGFIHLGNIRSALYPWAFARATGGDFILRIEDTDLERSTQAAVDVIIEGMAWLGLDHDEGPYYQMQRMDRYKAVLAELQAAGHVYPCYMSVAELDALRDKQMAAKEKPRYDGTWRPEPGKTLPPVPAGVQPVLRFKNPQGGVVAWDDKVKGRIEISNDELDDLVIARPDGTPTYNFCVVVDDIDMAITHVIRGDDHVNNTPRQINIFRALGKEPPVYAHLPTVLNEQGEKMSKRNGAKPVTQYRDEGYLPDAMVNYLARLGWSHGDDEIFSREQFLQWFNLDHLGRSAAQFDEAKLRWVNAQHLKAMADDALAALVAPQLHKRGVSAEALVDGRLVRICALFKDRCDTTVALANWAQVFYGDVTPVDAERAQHVTEAIAPALDALADALSTCEWDKASISVAFKQVLTAQGLKMPQLAMPTRVLTVGTAHTPSVDAVLELVGREKVVARLRNR
- the purF gene encoding amidophosphoribosyltransferase, with the protein product MCGIVGVVSPAPVNQLIYDALLLLQHRGQDAAGIVTQQGRKFFMHKAKGMVRDVFRTRNMRALPGNVGLGQVRYPTAGNAYSEEEAQPFYVNAPFGIVLVHNGNLTNARELRTELFQTDHRHTNTDSDSEVLLNVFAHELERSTRGVPLQPEDVFTAVRAVHKRIKGSYAVIALIAGHGLLAFRDPHGIRPLAMGRSQDGTVMVGSESVALEGTSHVFERNIDPGEAIFVTLDGKLHAQQCAEKPQLNPCIFEFVYLARPDSVLDGISVYQARLNLGEALAKRVISTVPPNEIDVIIPIPESSRPSATQLAHLLGIPYREGFVKNRYVGRTFIMPGQGVRKKSVRQKLNVIGSEFKGRNVLLVDDSIVRGTTSREIVQMARDAGARKVYLASAAPPVRYPNVYGIDMPTSSELVAHGRTVDEIRQAIGCDALIYQDVDGMKKAVGSLNGAIAGFDASCFDGVYVTGDITAEGIASLNEGRVGVEEGEEDTSRLALPNAQEN